GAGTTCTTCGCAAGCGAGTTGGAGCCGGCGGCATCCGACCACGACCCGGTCGGCCGGGAGCTGTACGCGTTGCAGTCCCGCCGGTTCCTCGGCGCCGTGATCGACCTCGATGAGACCTATGAGTGGGGCATCGAAGAACTGCGTCGCATGGTCGAGGAACAGACGGCGATCGCGAACGAGATCAAGCCCGGGGCATCCGTCGAGGAAGCCATCGCGGTGCTCGAAGCCGACCCGGCCCGCAAGCTGCACGGCACCGACGCGTTGCAGAAGTGGATGCAGCAGCTCAGCGACCGCGCGGTCGACGAGTTGTCTCGCTCGCACTTCGACATTCCCGACCCGGTGAAGAAGCTCGAGTGCATGATCGCGCCGACCCAGGAGGGCGGCATCTACTACACCAGCCCGAGCGACGACTTCTCGCGCGCCGGCCGCATGTGGTGGTCAGTGCCCGAGGGCGTCACCGAGTTCGACACCTGGCGTGAGACGACCACGGTCTACCACGAGGGCGTGCCGGGACACCACCTGCAGCTCGGCCAGGCCGTGTACAACCGCGCCATGCTGAACACCTGGCGTCGCCAGCTGGCCGGCACCAGCGGCCACGCCGAAGGCTGGGCGCTCTACGCCGAGCGGCTCATGCAGGACCTCGGCTACCTGGATGACCCGGGCGACCGGCTCGGCATGCTCGACGGACAGCGGATGCGCGCGGCCCGCGTGGTGCTGGACATCGGCGTGCACCTGGGCAAACCGCGTCTCGACGGCCAGGGCGTCTGGGACTACGACTACGCGTTCGAGTTCCTGAAGTCGAACGTGAACATGAACGAGCCGTTCGTGCGCTTCGAAGTGAACCGCTACTTCGGCTGGCCGGGCCAGGCGCCCGCGTACAAGGTCGGTCAGCGCATCTGGGAGCAGATCCGAGACGAGTACAAGCGTCGCGAGGGCGACAGCTTCTCGATCAAGGACTTCCACAAGAAGGCACTCGACCTCGGCGGCGTCGGACTCGACACGCTGAAGTCCGCGCTGCTCAACTAAGGCGCGCGCTTCTTCAGAAGCGCATGTCAGGCGAGCGCGCCACGCACGACGACGTCGATGACCGGCCGGGCGTCGGCGTCGTCGTGGCGCGCCATCCGGTGCAGGATGATCCCTTCTGCGCACGCCATCAGGGCGCGCGCGGCGGTCAACGGATCGCGTGCCCCGAGGCGGGCGAGCGCACCGGTCAGTGCAAGTTCCAGGCCGGCGCGGCCCCGGGAGACGGCAGCGCTGATCTCGGCGTTGTGCACCGCCTCGCCGAATACGGTCAACCGGGCCGCGGTCAAGGTGCGATTCGGCCCGGTGGTGTAGTCGATCATCGCGACCATCTCGTCGACGAACTGGTCGGTGTTCTTCGGCTCAGCCATCGCTCCGACTGCGGGCAGCTCCTTCTGCACGATCCACTCCACGACTCCGGACAGCAGCGCTGCACGGGTGCGGAAGTGATTGGAGGTTGAGCCTCGCGGGAGGGCGGCGCGGTCATCCACTCGAGCGTGGGTCAGCGCGCGGAGGCCTTCCGTGCCCAGCAGCTCGATCGCGGCATCCAGGGCACGCGCTTTGATCGCCGTCATCCAGACACTATATCCACAGTGAAAACACACTATAAACTTAGTGCTTGGGGACTATGAAAGTAGTACCGTGCTGCCATGAACGGCAACAAGCACTCAGCAAGCACCTCTCTCGCGGGCATCCCTGAAGTGGCCGGTGTCACGCACTCGTTCGTGGATCTGCCCGGACTCCGGATGCACGTCGCCGAAGCAGGGGAGGGAGACCCGGTTCTGCTGCTGCACGGCGCCCCGCAGAACTGGTGGGAATGGCACGAGATCATGCCAGAACTCGCGAAGACGCACCGGGTCATCGCCCCCGACCTGCGCGGAGCCGGCTGGACGGATGTCCCACCCCGCGGGTACACGCGCGAACAGCTGCTCGCCGACCTGGTGAATCTGCTGGATGCGCTCCGGCTCGACCGGGTCCAGCTAATCGCGCACGACTGGAGCGCGTTCGTCGGCTTCCAGTTGTGCCTGCGGCATCCGGAGCGGGTTCGAAGTTTCCTGTGCCTGTCGGTGCCCCACATCTACGCCCATGTCCGGCCGACGATGATCGGTGCTGATGGCCTCGGCCTGGAGGCGGCGATGCTCTCAGGGTTCGGCGGTCGAAGCATGAAGAAGAAGGAGCAACGGATTATCCGGCACATGTTCCACCACTTCTCGGCGGACCCGTCGATCTGGACCGAGGACCGCATGGAGCCGTTCCGAATCCCCAACCGGGATCCGAGACACGCCCGTGCGCTCACCTCGCTCTACCGCCATTTCATCGGAATCGAAGCGCTCCGCATCATGTTCGGCAAGTACCGCTCGACGTTCCTGACCACCCCGACGCGACTTCTGATCGGCGCGCAGGATAGGCAGGTTCCGGCCGAGATGCTCGTCGGATACGAGGGTCACGCCGCCGATCTGAGGATTGAACGCCCGGATGGCGCGGCGCACTGGCTCCCTGATGAGCGCCCGGATGCCGTCATCGAGGCCGCCCGCAAACTATTTGCGGTCACCTGACCCCGGTGCGGCCGGTCAGCTTGCCCCCGTTCGGGCCGCGACGATAAGCTAGAGAGTCGCATTTATGCGTTCATCCAATCCGCCTGCCTCTGGCGAATAACAAATGCACCATCTCATCAGGGGCCCGAGCTATGTCCATAACGGAGCACTAACTACATGACAATCGTAACGACCAAGGCACCCAAGCAGGTCGCCATCAACGACATCGGATCTGCTGAAGACTTCCTTGCCGCGGTCGAGAAGACTCTGAAGTTCTTCAACGACGGCGACCTCATCGAGGGAACCGTTGTCAAGATCGACCGTGACGAGGTTCTCCTCGACGTCGGCTACAAGACCGAGGGTGTGATTCCCTCCCGCGAACTTTCCATCAAGCACGATGTTGACCCGAGCGAAGTTGTTCAGGTCGGCGACAGTGTTGAGGCCCTGGTTCTCCAGAAGGAGGACAAGGAAGGCCGTCTCATCCTGTCCAAGAAGCGCGCACAGTACGAGCGCGCCTGGGGCGATGTTGAGAAGATCAAGGAATCGGATGGCGTTGTCACCGGTACCGTGATCGAGGTCGTCAAGGGTGGCCTCATCGTCGACATCGGACTGCGTGGCTTCCTGCCCGCGTCGCTCATCGAGCTGCGCCGTGTCCGCGACCTCACCCCGTACCTGGGTCAGGAGATCGAGGCGAAGATCCTCGAGCTCGACAAGAACCGCAACAACGTCGTGCTGTCGCGCCGCGCCCTGCTTGAGCAGACGCAGTCCGAGAGCCGCACCACATTCCTGAACAACCTGCACAAGGGTCAGGTTCGCAAGGGTGTCGTGTCGTCGATCGTCAACTTCGGTGCGTTCGTCGACCTGGGTGGCGTTGACGGCCTCGTGCACGTCTCCGAGCTCAGCTGGAAGCACATCGAGCACGCCAGCGAGGTTGTCGAGGTCGGCCAGGAGGTCACCGTCGAGATCCTCGAGGTGGACCTGGACCGCGAGCGCGTCTCCCTGTCGCTGAAGGCGACGCAGGAGGACCCGTGGCAGGTCTTCGCCCGCACCCACGCGATCGGTCAGGTCGCACCGGGCAAGGTCACCAAGCTGGTTCCGTTCGGCGCGTTCGTTCGCGTCGCAGACGGCATCGAGGGCCTCGTGCACATCTCGGAGCTCTCGAGCAAGCACGTCGAGCTCGCCGAGCAGGTTGTCTCGGTCGGCGACGAGGTGTTCGTAAAGATCATCGACATCGACTTGGAGCGTCGCCGCATCTCGCTGTCGCTGAAGCAGGCGAACGAGGGCGTCGACCCCGAGGGCACCGAGTTCGACCCGGCGCTGTACGGCATGCTCACCGAGTACGACGAGCAGGGCAACTACAAGTACCCGGAGGGCTTCGACCCCGAGACGAACGAGTGGAAGGAAGGCTTCGACGCCCAGCGCGAGAAGTGGGAGCAGGACTACGCTGCTGCCCAGGCTCGCTGGGAGGCTCACAAGAAGCAGGTCGCCGCATCGCTCGTCGAAGAGGCGAACTTCGTGGCTCCCGCCGCTGGCTCGTTCTCGAGCGAGACCGCCGGTGGCGGCACGCTGGCTGACGACGAGTCGCTGGCTGCTCTGCGCGAGAAGCTCTCGAGCAACAAGTAAGGTCACGCCTCAGGCGAAACCATGTGAAGGCGGTCGGTCCCTCAGGGGCCGGCCGCTTTCGCGTTCGCGGAACCGCCGTCGCGGGCGGTGCTCTGCGGTGCGTTCTTGCGGCGGCGCAGCCTGCGCATGATCAGCGTGAGGAACACAACGCCCGCCGCGACCGTGACGATGACCAGCACCGGTAGCAGGATCGCGAACACGGACATGGCGATGCTCGCGACATCCTCGACCGTGCTCGCGAGCGGAGCGGCAGTGCCAACGCTGGCGGCGTTGATAGCCGGTCGCGTAATCATCTTGCCTGCGTGCACGACCAGGGCCATGGCCGCGCCGAGGGCGATCGGCAGCCATTCGCCGGAGGCGAAGAATCCCTCGGGGTCGGAGACGCGCACCGTCTCCGAGGCGGCCCCACTGCCGAACACAATGCCGCCGGCAGCCGGGCGGATCACCGTTTGAATCCAGTCATTGAAGCTGTCGACGATGGGAATCTTGTCCGCCACAACTTCCACGACCAGCAGGGCGCCGAGGATGACGAGCACCCAGTCATTCGCGAGCCATTCCCAGGCGGTCGGCAGTTGCACGATCCCGAGGAAGCGATCGCCGATCCCGAGCATCAGCAGGGGGATGTACGCGTTGAGACCGGCCGCGACGGCAAGCCCGGTGCCGGTGAGGAACTCAAGCATGGACTGCCTCCGTTCGAGGCGGGTTCGTCGACTGTGTCCGTAATTCTCCACCGCTCGGATTACGGCGGATAGGGTGTGGGGATGCAGCTGATCGGATTGACCGGCGGGATCGCCTCCGGCAAGTCCCTGGTGTCATCCCGGCTCGCCGAGCATGGTGCCATCGTCGTGGATGCGGACCTGCTGGCCCGCGAGGTCGTCGAGCCGGGCACGCCCGCTCTCGAGCGGATCGCGGCCGAATTCGGGGCCGACGTGATCGCCGCCGACGGCAGCCTCGACCGCGCCGCGCTCGGCAACCTGATCTTCGCCGACGCCGAGAAGCGCGCGCTGCTGAACTCGATCACGCACCCGGCCGTGGCCGAGCTGTCGCGCCAGCGCTTCGCCGAGGCCGCCGAGGCGAATCCTGCGGCGATCGTGGTTTACGACGTGCCGCTGCTGGTTGAGGCCGGCCGGAACAGCGACACCCCGTTCGACTTGATCGTCGTGGTGCACGCGGGCACCGAGACCCGCCTGCGCCGACTGATGGAGAAGCGCGGGCTCAACCGCGACGAGGCGATGCACCGGCTGAACTCCCAGGCGAGCGACGCCGAGCGGCTCGCCGTGGCCGATGTGGTCATCGACAACGACGGGGGAGTCGCCGAGACCCTTCAGCAGGTTGACGCGCTGTGGCAGCAGCTCGCTGAGCGGAGTGTCAGCGGTCGAACCTAAGCTGGAGGGATGCAGCCAACGCGTGCCGTTCGACCGTTCGAGGTCATCAGCGAGTACCAGCCGAGCGGCGACCAGCCGACAGCGATCGCCGAGCTCGCGGGCCGGATCAACGCCGGCGAGACGGATGTCGTGCTCCTCGGCGCCACCGGAACCGGAAAGTCGGCGACCACCGCCTGGCTGATCGAACAGGTGCAGCGACCGACACTGGTGCTGGCCCACAACAAGACTCTCGCCGCGCAGCTCGCCAACGAGTTCCGCGAGTTGATGCCGAACAACGCGGTCGAATACTTCGTCAGTTACTACGACTACTACCAGCCTGAGGCGTACGTCCCGCAGACCGACACCTTCATCGAGAAGGACAGTTCGGTGAACGCCGAGGTCGAACGGTTGCGTCACTCGACCACGAACTCGTTGCTCAGCAGACGCGACGTGATCGTGGTCTCCACGGTGTCGTGCATTTACGGTCTTGGCGCCGCCGAAGAGTACCTCGAGGCGATGGTGGCTTTGCAGGTCGGTCAGATGGTGCCCCGCGATCGGCTCATCCGTGACTTCGTGGCCATGCAGTACCAACGCAACGACGTCGACTTCTCCCGCGGCAAGTTCCGCGTGCGCGGCGACACCATCGAGATCATCCCGATGTACGAGGAACACGCGATCCGGATCGAAATGTTCGGAGACGAGATTGAGGCGCTCTACGAACTGCACCCGCTGACCGGTGACGTCATCCGTCGGATGGACGCCGTCTCGGTGTTTCCCGCGACCCACTATGCCGCGAGCGAAACCTCGATCAAACGCGCTATGGGCACCATCAAGGTCGAACTCGCGGAGCGGCTCGCCGAACTGGAACGGCAGGGCAAGCTGCTCGAGGCGCAGCGGCTGCGGATGCGCACCACCTTCGATCTCGAGATGTTGGAGCAGATCGGTTTCTGCA
The Diaminobutyricimonas sp. LJ205 genome window above contains:
- a CDS encoding DUF885 domain-containing protein; the encoded protein is MTTPETSNEARKPTPIDAIAEDWVTTLADLDPDIAIWIGIPGRHGEYADHSPAGHEAQIVAAKHVIGRLEETPTIDSVDEVTKTDLLADLRLTVEESDAGLFKRDVNVIASPAQGLRDVFDLMPRATSDDWGTISEKLSNLPGAIDGYIETLQLGIKDGTTPAKRQVREVLEQARKHSSTDGFFYDFTRGASLESGESLPATLTADLEKGAKAAAEAYGKLAEFFASELEPAASDHDPVGRELYALQSRRFLGAVIDLDETYEWGIEELRRMVEEQTAIANEIKPGASVEEAIAVLEADPARKLHGTDALQKWMQQLSDRAVDELSRSHFDIPDPVKKLECMIAPTQEGGIYYTSPSDDFSRAGRMWWSVPEGVTEFDTWRETTTVYHEGVPGHHLQLGQAVYNRAMLNTWRRQLAGTSGHAEGWALYAERLMQDLGYLDDPGDRLGMLDGQRMRAARVVLDIGVHLGKPRLDGQGVWDYDYAFEFLKSNVNMNEPFVRFEVNRYFGWPGQAPAYKVGQRIWEQIRDEYKRREGDSFSIKDFHKKALDLGGVGLDTLKSALLN
- a CDS encoding TetR/AcrR family transcriptional regulator encodes the protein MTAIKARALDAAIELLGTEGLRALTHARVDDRAALPRGSTSNHFRTRAALLSGVVEWIVQKELPAVGAMAEPKNTDQFVDEMVAMIDYTTGPNRTLTAARLTVFGEAVHNAEISAAVSRGRAGLELALTGALARLGARDPLTAARALMACAEGIILHRMARHDDADARPVIDVVVRGALA
- a CDS encoding alpha/beta fold hydrolase; the encoded protein is MNGNKHSASTSLAGIPEVAGVTHSFVDLPGLRMHVAEAGEGDPVLLLHGAPQNWWEWHEIMPELAKTHRVIAPDLRGAGWTDVPPRGYTREQLLADLVNLLDALRLDRVQLIAHDWSAFVGFQLCLRHPERVRSFLCLSVPHIYAHVRPTMIGADGLGLEAAMLSGFGGRSMKKKEQRIIRHMFHHFSADPSIWTEDRMEPFRIPNRDPRHARALTSLYRHFIGIEALRIMFGKYRSTFLTTPTRLLIGAQDRQVPAEMLVGYEGHAADLRIERPDGAAHWLPDERPDAVIEAARKLFAVT
- the rpsA gene encoding 30S ribosomal protein S1, with protein sequence MTIVTTKAPKQVAINDIGSAEDFLAAVEKTLKFFNDGDLIEGTVVKIDRDEVLLDVGYKTEGVIPSRELSIKHDVDPSEVVQVGDSVEALVLQKEDKEGRLILSKKRAQYERAWGDVEKIKESDGVVTGTVIEVVKGGLIVDIGLRGFLPASLIELRRVRDLTPYLGQEIEAKILELDKNRNNVVLSRRALLEQTQSESRTTFLNNLHKGQVRKGVVSSIVNFGAFVDLGGVDGLVHVSELSWKHIEHASEVVEVGQEVTVEILEVDLDRERVSLSLKATQEDPWQVFARTHAIGQVAPGKVTKLVPFGAFVRVADGIEGLVHISELSSKHVELAEQVVSVGDEVFVKIIDIDLERRRISLSLKQANEGVDPEGTEFDPALYGMLTEYDEQGNYKYPEGFDPETNEWKEGFDAQREKWEQDYAAAQARWEAHKKQVAASLVEEANFVAPAAGSFSSETAGGGTLADDESLAALREKLSSNK
- a CDS encoding DUF4126 domain-containing protein; this translates as MLEFLTGTGLAVAAGLNAYIPLLMLGIGDRFLGIVQLPTAWEWLANDWVLVILGALLVVEVVADKIPIVDSFNDWIQTVIRPAAGGIVFGSGAASETVRVSDPEGFFASGEWLPIALGAAMALVVHAGKMITRPAINAASVGTAAPLASTVEDVASIAMSVFAILLPVLVIVTVAAGVVFLTLIMRRLRRRKNAPQSTARDGGSANAKAAGP
- the coaE gene encoding dephospho-CoA kinase; its protein translation is MQLIGLTGGIASGKSLVSSRLAEHGAIVVDADLLAREVVEPGTPALERIAAEFGADVIAADGSLDRAALGNLIFADAEKRALLNSITHPAVAELSRQRFAEAAEANPAAIVVYDVPLLVEAGRNSDTPFDLIVVVHAGTETRLRRLMEKRGLNRDEAMHRLNSQASDAERLAVADVVIDNDGGVAETLQQVDALWQQLAERSVSGRT